One Staphylococcus ratti DNA segment encodes these proteins:
- a CDS encoding glycosyltransferase family 4 protein, which translates to MKGKILLISQNFYPELGSAANRMKQLYKQFEKAGYQPLIVTTEPSYPNHALFEDRTYFDDSELNALEGYRIIRIRMHCQKQHTDLFHRLLYYIELMIRVRIYLKKLGNYENVYVTSPNIFLAWATLFFKRNQKAKYFLEIRDLWPDSFVSLKKIKIKFSLPLLKWLEKQMYLKADDIVVNNPYFQTYINTMLGKNNEMIYLPNAISKEELVSTEKAETFSVVYTGNIGYAQDVEQLIAIARGLNHKNIHMTAIIYGVQANRFREAVRQEGMRYIHLVPPMKRDECLKAISKHHVSLSILEPSEVFMNVMPGKIVDSICSGTPVVSNIGGYTGELINAQQLGFAKAGASTDEILDYIEQIKNNPDLLEHIINTTKNLRDKQFIWENNFPKLTGKLRGV; encoded by the coding sequence ATGAAAGGAAAAATATTACTCATTAGTCAAAACTTTTATCCTGAATTAGGTTCAGCTGCAAATCGGATGAAACAACTTTATAAACAATTTGAAAAAGCAGGGTATCAGCCTTTGATAGTTACAACAGAACCTTCTTATCCCAATCATGCTTTGTTTGAAGATCGAACTTATTTTGATGATTCTGAATTAAATGCTTTGGAAGGGTACCGTATCATTAGAATTCGTATGCATTGTCAAAAACAACACACAGATTTGTTTCATCGTTTGCTTTATTATATCGAATTAATGATTAGAGTACGCATTTATTTAAAAAAGCTTGGTAATTATGAAAACGTCTATGTTACAAGCCCGAATATTTTTTTGGCATGGGCAACATTATTTTTTAAGAGGAATCAAAAGGCTAAATATTTTTTGGAAATTAGAGATTTATGGCCAGATAGTTTTGTAAGTTTAAAGAAAATCAAAATTAAATTTTCGTTGCCTTTATTAAAGTGGTTAGAAAAACAAATGTACCTCAAAGCCGATGACATTGTAGTTAATAACCCTTATTTCCAAACGTATATCAATACAATGTTGGGTAAAAATAACGAAATGATTTATTTGCCAAACGCAATTTCAAAAGAGGAGCTCGTTTCAACTGAAAAAGCCGAAACATTTTCGGTAGTTTATACAGGAAATATTGGATATGCACAAGATGTTGAACAGCTCATTGCCATTGCTAGAGGTTTAAATCATAAAAACATACACATGACAGCCATTATTTATGGTGTACAAGCTAATCGTTTTAGAGAAGCGGTAAGGCAAGAAGGTATGAGGTATATTCATTTAGTTCCCCCTATGAAAAGAGATGAATGTTTGAAAGCGATTTCCAAACATCACGTTTCACTATCTATACTCGAACCAAGCGAGGTGTTCATGAATGTCATGCCTGGTAAAATAGTTGATAGTATTTGTTCAGGAACACCAGTAGTGAGTAATATTGGAGGTTACACGGGCGAATTGATTAATGCCCAACAGTTAGGTTTTGCTAAAGCAGGCGCATCTACGGATGAGATTTTAGATTATATTGAGCAAATTAAAAATAATCCTGATTTATTGGAACATATTATTAACACAACGAAAAATTTAAGAGATAAACAATTTATTTGGGAAAATAATTTTCCTAAGTTAACCGGTAAATTAAGAGGTGTTTAA
- a CDS encoding ABC transporter permease, translating into MKALIIILKEQFENWQQILQLAVYNMKSQYSNHYLGVFWNILQPIMQVGVYYLIFGLGLRGGGDRLVDGAPFIVHLISGLFPWLFISQSINSGANAIQSNLSLVTKMKFPSSVLLSISFTNTLFNLMFMTSILFVVSLLHGYVPFWKYFLFLYFILAAFPAIFGISLLMSSLVIVVRDTKNVLQNVLRLGFFMTPIFWGIGSAQPILQTIARLNPFTYLVEVYRSAFVHHSPVLYGTAADHLYYWSFTLLVLTLGALVHHRFKDRLLDFL; encoded by the coding sequence GTGAAAGCGTTAATTATTATTCTTAAAGAACAATTTGAAAACTGGCAGCAAATACTGCAACTTGCTGTCTATAATATGAAAAGCCAATATTCCAACCATTATTTAGGTGTTTTTTGGAATATTTTGCAACCAATCATGCAAGTGGGTGTCTATTATTTGATTTTTGGATTGGGGTTAAGAGGAGGGGGAGATCGTCTAGTTGATGGCGCTCCCTTTATTGTCCATTTAATATCTGGATTATTTCCTTGGTTGTTTATTTCGCAAAGTATTAATTCTGGAGCAAATGCCATTCAATCGAATTTAAGTCTTGTAACAAAAATGAAATTCCCTTCATCTGTATTACTTTCGATTTCATTTACGAACACATTATTTAATTTGATGTTTATGACAAGCATTTTATTTGTTGTATCCCTGTTACATGGCTATGTTCCGTTTTGGAAATATTTTCTATTTTTATACTTTATTTTAGCTGCTTTCCCTGCTATTTTTGGTATCTCTTTATTGATGAGTTCCTTAGTCATTGTAGTAAGAGATACGAAAAATGTATTACAGAATGTGCTTAGACTTGGCTTTTTTATGACACCTATATTTTGGGGGATTGGTTCTGCACAACCGATATTACAGACCATCGCGCGACTTAATCCATTTACATACTTAGTGGAAGTTTATAGGAGCGCATTCGTTCACCATAGCCCAGTCCTATATGGTACAGCAGCTGACCATCTTTATTATTGGTCATTTACGTTGCTTGTGTTAACGCTTGGTGCACTTGTTCATCATCGTTTTAAAGATCGATTATTAGACTTCCTTTAA
- a CDS encoding nucleotide sugar dehydrogenase — translation MKLTTVGLGYIGLPTSIMFAKHGVEVIGVDINEKAVNSLNNGHIHIEEPGLQEAYEEVLATGKFKASQTPEEADAFIIAVPTPNNDDEYESCDISIVMSATESIVPYLRKGNTVIVESTIAPRTMDDHVKPFLEKQGFTIGEDLYLVHCPERVLPGKILEELINNNRIIGGITPKCIEAGKRVYSTFVKGEMIETDARTAEMSKLMENTYRDLNIALANELAKISNNLNINVLDVIEMANKHPRVNIHLPGPGVGGHCLAVDPYFIIAKDPENSPLIQTGRKVNRSMPEYVVENTKKMIRTLEGKKIAVFGLTYKGDVDDIRESPAFDIYKLLCQETDLNVVTYDPHVELDFVEKDIQKAVSDASLVLILSDHSEFKRLTDADFETMKDKVIFDTKNVVQSDFESVQYYNYGNLYEFYQK, via the coding sequence ATGAAATTAACTACTGTAGGATTAGGATATATTGGTTTACCAACATCAATTATGTTCGCCAAGCATGGCGTAGAGGTTATTGGTGTGGATATTAATGAAAAAGCAGTTAATAGTTTAAATAACGGTCATATTCACATCGAAGAACCTGGACTACAGGAAGCCTATGAAGAAGTTTTAGCGACAGGCAAATTTAAGGCATCTCAAACACCAGAAGAAGCAGATGCATTTATTATCGCAGTTCCAACACCTAATAATGATGATGAATATGAGTCTTGTGATATTTCTATCGTAATGAGTGCTACAGAAAGCATTGTACCTTATTTAAGAAAGGGAAATACGGTCATTGTTGAATCTACAATCGCGCCTAGAACAATGGATGATCATGTTAAACCATTTTTAGAAAAACAAGGTTTTACAATTGGTGAAGATTTGTATCTTGTTCATTGCCCAGAACGTGTATTGCCGGGTAAAATTTTAGAGGAATTAATTAATAATAACCGCATTATAGGCGGGATTACACCTAAGTGTATTGAAGCGGGAAAACGCGTTTACAGTACGTTTGTTAAAGGTGAGATGATTGAAACAGATGCAAGAACTGCAGAAATGAGCAAGTTAATGGAAAATACTTACCGTGATTTAAACATTGCACTTGCAAATGAACTTGCCAAAATAAGTAACAATTTAAATATCAATGTATTAGATGTTATTGAAATGGCAAACAAACATCCGAGAGTAAATATTCATTTACCAGGCCCAGGTGTTGGTGGTCATTGTTTAGCAGTAGATCCGTATTTCATTATTGCAAAAGATCCTGAAAACTCACCTTTAATTCAAACTGGACGCAAAGTAAACCGTTCGATGCCTGAGTATGTGGTTGAGAATACGAAAAAAATGATTCGTACATTAGAAGGAAAGAAAATTGCGGTGTTTGGTTTGACATATAAAGGGGATGTAGATGATATTCGAGAATCACCTGCGTTTGATATTTATAAATTATTGTGCCAAGAAACAGACTTAAACGTTGTAACATATGATCCACATGTTGAATTAGATTTTGTTGAAAAAGACATTCAAAAAGCAGTTTCAGATGCATCATTGGTTTTAATCTTAAGTGATCATTCGGAATTTAAGCGACTTACAGATGCTGACTTTGAAACAATGAAAGATAAAGTGATTTTTGATACAAAAAATGTCGTTCAAAGTGACTTTGAATCAGTTCAATACTATAATTACGGTAACTTATATGAATTCTATCAAAAATAA